TGACGTGGTCCACTTCAACACTCCGCGGCCCATCCTGGCAGGCGGACTGGCGGCCAAGCTGTGCAAGGTTCCTCTCAGGGTTTCCTCACGCCGCGTCATCTTTCCACTCCGTTCACCCCTCAGCCGCTGGAAGTACAACTGGTGCAACGACGCCATCTTCACCGTCTGCCGCAGCATCCGTGACGTGCTGGTGGAAAACGGAGTGAACCGCGGGCGCATTCGGGTCGTCTACGAAGGGGTCGACCTAAGCTGGTTCGACCAGCTTGAGGCGGCCGAGTTCCAGCGCGGACTGGACGAGGTCTGGATCGGAATCGTCGCTCACCTGAGCCACGAGAAAGGCCACCGCGACCTGCTGCAGGCGGCCTCGCTGCTGGCTTCGCGCTTCTCGGAGGTGCGCTATGCCATCATCGGCGACGGACCGCTGAAAGGAGAACTGGAGGCGCTCAGCGGCCAACTGCGTCTGCAGGAGTCCGTCCGCTTCACGGGCTTTCGCGATGACAGCGAAGCCCTCATGAAGCGGCTGGACGTCTTCTGCCTTCCCTCTCATTCGGAGGGCTTCAGTTCAGCCATCCTGGCCGCCATGGCTAACCGCCTGCCGGTGGTGGCTTCGGCGGTGGGCGGCAATCGCGAACTGGTGGAGGACGGCCAAACCGGCCTGCTGGCGCCGCCCGCCCAGCCTCCTCAACTGGCGGAGGCGCTGTGGAAACTGGTCGACTCCAAGTCCCTGCGCCACCGCATGGGGCAGGCGGGACGCAAAAGGGTGGAGGAGCACTTCACCATGCAACGAAAGATTGAAACCAGCGAGCGCCTCTACCGCGAGTTGCTCGCCCCAAACGAAACCAAGGGCGAGGGAACCTGAAGAGACCTTTCCTGTACAATGAAACCTATGCTTTTTCGATCGGTTGTGCGCTTTCTGCCCCTGCTGGCTCTCCTGGTTCTCTCCGGCTCCAACTGCTCGCTGCGGGCCCAAGGACTGAGCGACAAGGAATTCGAGGAACTCTCTCTCAAGCTGAGCGAGGACAACGGATTCTTCCCCACCGACAACCTGGTTTCCAACGAAACTTCCTACTTGCACGTCCTGCCTCAGATCAAGAAATACGTCGAGCCGGGAGGCGTTTACATCGGAGTCGGACCGGAGCAGAATTTCAGCTACATCGCCGCTGCCAAGCCGGCCCTGGTTTTCATCGTCGACATCCGGCGCGACAACCTGCTTCAGCACTTGTGGCTGAAGTCGCTCTTCATCTCGTCCGACAACCGGGCCGAGTTCATGGCCCAGCTCTTCGCAAGGCCTCTTCCCAGGGGATTCAAGGCCGGTCCGCGCTCCGACGCCCATGATTTGGCACAGATCTTCAGCGCGCTGCCCGGCGACAAGGAGTATTTCGAGAGCACCATCGAGAAGCTGTGGAAGGTCATGCACGGCAAATTCCCCAATCTGACCGCCGAGGAGGACCGCCGCACCGTGGAACGCATCGCTTCCGCCTTCCACCGCAAGGGACTCGACTTGGCCTACGAGATCCCGGGGCGTCCCGAACTCAACGCCCGCCTCTTCCCCTCCTGGGGATCGCTGATGGTGCAGACCGACCTGGAAGGCCGCACCGGGCACTACCTCGACCGCGACGAGAGCTTCAACTTCCTCAAGAAGCTGGCGGAAGAGAACCGGCTTATCCCCGTGGTGGGGAATCTGGCCGGCGGGAAGGCCTTGCGCACCGTGGGCCAAGAGGTGCGGCGGCGAGGCTTGCAGGTGTCCCTGCTCTACCTTTCCAACGTCGAGTTCTATCTCTTCCGCAACGGCACCATGGAGTTCTTCATCGACAACGTGGGCTCCATGCCCGTCGCCGACAGCGGCATCCTCATCCGCAGCTACTTCAACCGGCTGACCGGATACCGCGACATCCATCCCGAGTCGGTTCCCGGACATCTTTCGGTGTCCCTGGTACAGAACATCCAGAATTTCCTGCGCATCGCCGAAGAGGAGCCTTACCGCAACTATTGGGACCTGGTGGCGCGCGACTACATTCCCATCTCCCGCCCCGGTTTCCCCGAGAACTCCGACCGCTGACGCTGGCCGATTCACATTCGGGTCTTGTCTGGCGGCTGAGCTTTCATTATCGTGCTGTTTGATGAAACTGAGCCGCAAGCACGTCCTCGGCATCGCGGAGCTGTCCCTGCAAGACATCGAACTGATCCTCAAGACGGCCCGCAGCTTTCGCGAGATCACCGAAAGGCCTCTCAAGAAAGTGCCTACGCTGCGCGGACGCTCGGTAATCGGCCTCTTCTACGAACCCTCGACCCGCACCCGCTCTTCCTTCGAACTGGCGGCCAAGCGGCTGAGCGCCGACGCCGTCAACATCAGCGCCTCCACCAGCAGCGTCAGCAAAGGCGAAACCCTCATCGACACCGGACTGACCCTGCAGGCCATGCGTCCCGACGTGGTCATCGTGCGTCACCCGGTGGCGGGCTCGGTCCATCTGCTGGCGCGCCGCTGCCGGGACATCCGCTTCGTCAACGCCGGGGACGGGATGCACGAGCATCCCACCCAAGCCCTGCTGGACGCCATGACCATCATCGACAACAAGGACAAGCTGGAAGGGCTGCGGGTGGTCATCGTGGGCGATATCCGCCACAGCCGGGTGGCCCGCTCCAACGCGCTGCTGCTTTCCAAATGCGGGGCCCAGGTGGCGGTTTGCGGCCCGCCCACCTTGATCCCGCTCGATTTCCACCAGTATCAGGTGGATGTCGAGCACGACATGGGCAAGGCCCTGCAAGGGGCCGACGTGGTGATGATGCTGCGCACCCAGAGGGAACGCCAGCACGAAGTCTTCTATCCCTCCACCAAGGAATACTTCAACCTCTACGGGCTCAACTCCAAGAAGATGGAAGCCGCCAAGCCTGACGCCATCGTCATGCATCCGGGGCCCATCAATCGCGGAATCGAAATCGATCCGGCCATGGCCGACGGTCCCCACTCGGTCATCCTGGAACAGGTCACCAACGGACTGGCGGTGCGCATGGCCGTCCTCTACCTGCTGGCAGGCTCGGGCGAAGGACTGGGGATCTGAGACATGAAGATACTGATTCGCCAAGGACTGGTCGTCGATCCCACCCAAGACATCAACCGCCAGTGCGACCTGCTGCTGGAGGAGGGGCGGGTGGCGGCCATCGATTCCAAGATCGAGCTTTCGCCCGATCAAAAAGCCGAGGTCGTCGAAGCCCGGGGATGGGTGGTGACTCCCGGACTCATCGATATGCACGTCCACCTGCGCGAGCCGGGCCGGGAAGACAAGGAAACCGTCGAGAGCGGCGCCCGGGCGGCGGCGGCGGGCGGATTCACCTCGGTCATGTGCATGCCCAACACCGATCCCGTCATCGACAACGAGAGCGTGGTGCGCCACGTCATCGAGCAGGGGCGCAGGGCCGGCAGCGCCAACGTCCACCCGGCGGGGGCCATCACCAAGGGGCAGGCGGGGCAGGAACTGGCCGAGATCGGCGAAATGGCCCGGGCCGGCATCGTGGCCATCAGCGACGACGGTTATCCCGTCATGAACTCGCAGGTCATGCGCCGGGCCATGGAGTATGCCCGCCTCTTCGGCCTGCCCGTCCTCGACCACTGCGAAGACAAGCACCTCTCGGCCGGCGGATGCATGAACGAAAGCTCCGCCTCCACCCGCCTGGGACTCAACGGCATGGCCGGAGTGGCTGAGGAGATCCACATCGCCCGCGACATCATGCTCTCCAGGCTGACGGGCTGCCATGCCCACATCTGCCATATTTCCACCGCCGAGGCCCTGCAGCACGTCCGCCGGGGAAAGGAGGACGGCATAGCGGTGACGACCGAGGTGTGTCCCCACCACTTCACCCTGGCCGACGCCGACATCGAGAACTACGACACCAACTACAAGATGTCGCCTCCCCTGCGCACTCCCCGCGACGTCGAGGCCATGCTGGAAGGGCTGCGCGACGGTTCCATCGACTGCATCGCCACCGACCACGCTCCTCATACTTCGCTGGAAAAGGACACCACCTTCGAGGAGGCCGCCTTCGGCATTATCGGGCTGGAGACCTCCTTGCCCCTGTGCGTCGAGCACCTGCTGCGCAAAGAAGTGGTCTCGCTGCCCAGGCTGGTGCAATTGATGAGCGTCAACCCCGCCCGCATCCTGGGCCTCGAGCGGGGCACCCTGAAGAAAGGCTCGGTGGCCGACGTCACCGTCTTCGACGCCGAACGCCAGGTCACGGTCGACTCCAACGCCTTCAAGTCCAAGTCGCGCAACACCCCCTACCAGGGCTGGGTCCTCCACGGCCTCCCCGTCCTCACCATCGTCTCCGGCCGCATCGTCCACGACGCCCGCTGAAGCTCCCTTCTTTCTGTCTCTGCGCTCTCGCGGGAGGCGCATCGCTGCTTTGAGGACCGGAGGCTGGCAGGATGTTCTTTGACCCCCCTCAAAGGCCTGCGCCAACTCGTCCAGGCTGAACATTTCCTCCATCGCCGCAAGGATGCGCCTCCCACCAGGCGAGTACCATGGGAGCCCGCAACTGAAGGAGGCGCATCCTTGCGGCGATCCTGGAGATGCCCCGACATGGCAAGGGAGGGGCAAGCCACCGCACGGCCCCCCGACCGGGTGTCCCTGCCCCCCATAGCCTGGGCGAAGAGAGCCCGCACCTGAAGGAGGCGCATCCCTGCGGCGATCCTGGCAACGCCCCGACACAACCGGGGTGGGGCAGCCACCACACGGCCCCCAGACCGGGTGGGAGGCGCATCCTTGCGGCGATCCTGGAGATGCCCCGACACGGCAAGGTGGGCCAGGCCGCCGAGCCGTCCCCCGACCGGGGTGTCCCTGCCCTCCGTAGCTGGACGAAGGAGGGTGAGTGTTGACATCGCACCCCCCTTTCGCGGACCATGATGGGCTCATGCCGGACATCGTCTTCTTAGGTCCACAAAGACACCAGCCGACTCTGGCCCAGGTCCTCGACGAATTGGGACTCTCGGGTCCGCTGTGCGCCGTCACCGCGGGCTGGCAGGAGCGTGAAGGAGAGCTTGAGGAGCTGAGCGCTCACGTGGGCTGCCGGGTGGACGACTTGCAGCTCTACAGTCGCGCCGAGAGGCTCTTTCGCAATGACCGGGCCCTCTTGGAGGAGCATCGCCTGCGCCAGCAGAAGCTCATGCGCCTGCAGCGCTTCTACCGCCTGCGGCTGCACTATGCGCTCGAGGCGGTACGCGCCCTTAACCGCGAAGAGCAGACCCCTTTGCGCTCGCTGCTGGGCAGCGAGAAGCGCTCGGCGCTCAATGCCGTGCGCTCACTCGACCGGCGCCACTTGCGCCGCATCCTCAAGGTCCATCAAGAACACCCTGAGCTGCGCCTGCGCAATCACGTCCAGCGCCAGGAAGTGGAGGGACTGATCGCCGCCAGCAAGGCCGTCCTCATCGCCGGAGGACACATCGCCGTACTGATCAACCGAATGCGTTTATTCGACCTCGGGGAATTGCTGCTGCAGCGTCCCGTCATCGCCTGGT
The genomic region above belongs to Acidobacteriota bacterium and contains:
- a CDS encoding glycosyltransferase, with product MTPLKILYVDTETVWRGGQEQLYTLIRGLSARGHRCLLAAPAKSPLADRCRALQVPVEDFRQRSEWSPSAFRRLRELMLGGAYDVVHFNTPRPILAGGLAAKLCKVPLRVSSRRVIFPLRSPLSRWKYNWCNDAIFTVCRSIRDVLVENGVNRGRIRVVYEGVDLSWFDQLEAAEFQRGLDEVWIGIVAHLSHEKGHRDLLQAASLLASRFSEVRYAIIGDGPLKGELEALSGQLRLQESVRFTGFRDDSEALMKRLDVFCLPSHSEGFSSAILAAMANRLPVVASAVGGNRELVEDGQTGLLAPPAQPPQLAEALWKLVDSKSLRHRMGQAGRKRVEEHFTMQRKIETSERLYRELLAPNETKGEGT
- a CDS encoding aspartate carbamoyltransferase catalytic subunit, producing MKLSRKHVLGIAELSLQDIELILKTARSFREITERPLKKVPTLRGRSVIGLFYEPSTRTRSSFELAAKRLSADAVNISASTSSVSKGETLIDTGLTLQAMRPDVVIVRHPVAGSVHLLARRCRDIRFVNAGDGMHEHPTQALLDAMTIIDNKDKLEGLRVVIVGDIRHSRVARSNALLLSKCGAQVAVCGPPTLIPLDFHQYQVDVEHDMGKALQGADVVMMLRTQRERQHEVFYPSTKEYFNLYGLNSKKMEAAKPDAIVMHPGPINRGIEIDPAMADGPHSVILEQVTNGLAVRMAVLYLLAGSGEGLGI
- a CDS encoding dihydroorotase, which gives rise to MKILIRQGLVVDPTQDINRQCDLLLEEGRVAAIDSKIELSPDQKAEVVEARGWVVTPGLIDMHVHLREPGREDKETVESGARAAAAGGFTSVMCMPNTDPVIDNESVVRHVIEQGRRAGSANVHPAGAITKGQAGQELAEIGEMARAGIVAISDDGYPVMNSQVMRRAMEYARLFGLPVLDHCEDKHLSAGGCMNESSASTRLGLNGMAGVAEEIHIARDIMLSRLTGCHAHICHISTAEALQHVRRGKEDGIAVTTEVCPHHFTLADADIENYDTNYKMSPPLRTPRDVEAMLEGLRDGSIDCIATDHAPHTSLEKDTTFEEAAFGIIGLETSLPLCVEHLLRKEVVSLPRLVQLMSVNPARILGLERGTLKKGSVADVTVFDAERQVTVDSNAFKSKSRNTPYQGWVLHGLPVLTIVSGRIVHDAR